In Syngnathus scovelli strain Florida chromosome 10, RoL_Ssco_1.2, whole genome shotgun sequence, the following are encoded in one genomic region:
- the nek1 gene encoding serine/threonine-protein kinase Nek1 isoform X4: protein MDKYEKVKKIGEGSFGKAVLVKAKEDGHQYVIKEVSISGMSDKERQESRKEVAVLANMSHPNIVQYKESFEEGGCLYIVMDYCEGGDLFKKINSQSGMLFPEEQILDWFVQICLALKHIHDRKILHRDIKSQNIFLTKDGTVQLGDFGIARVLNSTVELARTCIGTPYYLSPEICENKPYNNKSDIWALGCVLYEMCTLKHAFEAGNMKNLVLKIIRGSYHPVSVHYSQELRTLLAQLFQHNPRERPSVGSILDKAFLSCRIQKFLSPKVIAQEFRHAFIHKQPKLGVHQGSAAKHPAHASIAATAGATSAGKITKPACKYGVPLTAKKVSGTIKAKDRRTAIKHKAAPASVHRRVSQGEEERRKQELIRKRRMELIDKEKKQQEQMLLKAEQMKRYEKEKMSRINYAREQGWKNDMMSSIGSPERKCYLGGGKKAGAGASATLSRNPYEKYHAALDQMAQRHSIGGEGSAAGPGSPVRGVPAAAGPVLPNGRGPLVNPDAVKKELQRLQDVSKQAHMSRLRTPIPVERAYQVEEFLQRKREAVLNKVRAEGQLEYLTRLRQIRLQNFNERQQIKARLRGEKYDSDGSDSQESTEEAELRRKKIVAFKAQANARAAVLKEQLERKRREANEREKKAWDDHFAAQEDVTSTTSQATTVKSSVLPESQAPVIPMTVALKNVGAVGAVGAVGAVGAVGAVGAVGAVGAMTLLKENLPGTDAVMVVQSEKKQILNRLNENFKAQSPADEVPESTAAAAKEQTSAFQQKVPDVENHHSVEQKKRDPAQAPVLQPTSEDLCATASFSPADGPPSGGDRKKWDEGLPFVLSVAQQTLEETCIPTIEQTVGEVIQMAEGQRKLWQMSPDCQILKVLHEAEVQPLTQSLETLGVEAFPSPDKPKQIVAELATATPQEDVSSKDRTPPTVEAEVQTERITSYPENVSDVEGHVQRASSIAEIQDQDVELMVLEDVPKASHISVGLLHLAWEKQDQQPLLPKDDLKQGAAAGKEAAGELDGFSEPLFVKACSPAHRRTSALALLSAQASVDQSSSLVSRSRSVSPLHSKQQRALLIGLSTGLFDANNPKMLRTCSLPDLSRVFSSERDSGVAMEDCVAPNANGEDEDEDQDRAKDDEQSETDAYEDEDLQDIRASMERLLQEESDLMSKLPHDGRGDFNGNATVRRDQDLFNSIIVELEQGNDKMAVGEDDDDDVEEEEEEEDEEDEECSNGSAMEAGELLSNGAGEENHTGKQQQQQQLDEEWQSDNSEEDPEGQSELYDSIYSRLEEHRFNLEQQMGFEKFIEAYNHIKAIRDDEDDNIDLGSSLAFRILGNEHQHLYPNILHLVMADGAYQEGNDKRLEKWSHWQS from the exons ATGGACAAGTATGAAAAGGTGAAGAAAATTGGGGAAGGTTCATTTGGAAAGGCTGTCCTTGTCAAAGCCAAGGAGGATGGCCACCAATATGTCATCAAAGAAGTCAGCATATCTGGG ATGTCAGACAAAGAGCGGCAGGAATCTCGTAAAGAAGTTGCAGTTCTTGCAAACATGAGTCATCCAAACATTGTCCAGTATAAAGAGTCTTTTGAAG AAGGGGGGTGTCTGTATATTGTTATGGACTACTGTGAGGGTGGCGATCTCTTTAAGAAGATAAATTCTCAGAGCGGAATGCTTTTCCCAGAGGAGCAA ATTCTCGATTGGTTTGTGCAGATATGCTTAGCCCTGAAACACATCCATGATAGAAAGATCCTTCACAGGGACATCAAATCGCAG AACATATTTTTGACAAAAGATGGCACTGTGCAACTTGGCGACTTTGGGATTGCAAGGGTGCTTaatag CACGGTCGAACTTGCAAGAACGTGTATCGGAACCCCTTATTACCTTTCCCCGGAGATCTGTGAAAATAAACCGTACAACAACAAAAG TGATATTTGGGCTCTGGGCTGTGTCCTGTATGAGATGTGCACCCTTAAACATGCT TTTGAGGCTGGAAATATGAAGAACCTGGTCCTGAAGATCATCCGTGGCTCATACCATCCTGTGTCTGTTCATTACTCCCAAGAACTGCGCACTCTTTTGGCCCAGCTTTTTCAACACAACCCTCGAGAAAGACCTTCAGTCGGCAGCATCCTGGACAAAGCTTTCCTCTCTTGCAGAATCCAAAAGTTCCTCAGCCCAAAG GTTATTGCTCAGGAATTCCGCCACGCTTTCATTCACAAGCAGCCTAAACTAGGCGTCCATCAGGGCTCGGCAG CCAAGCATCCTGCCCATGCTTCCATAGCAGCAACAGCAGGAGCAACCTCTGCGGGCAAAATTACCAAACCAGCATGCAAATACGGAGTGCCTTTAACTGCCAAGAAGGTGTCGGGAACAATCAAAGCCAAAGACAGGAGGACGGCTATTAAACATAAAGCG GCACCGGCATCTGTCCACCGAAGAGTAAGTCAAGGGGAAGAAGAGAGACGCAAACAG GAGTTGATCCGAAAGAGAAGGATGGAGTTGATTgataaagaaaagaaacagcaagagcag ATGTTGTTGAAAGCAGAGCAAATGAAGCGCTACGAAAAAGAAAAG ATGAGTCGCATTAACTATGCCAGGGAGCAAGGCTGGAAAAATGACATGATGTCAAGTATTGGAAGCCCAGAGAGGAAG TGTTATTTAGGTGGTGGAAAAAAGGCTGGTGCAGGTGCAAGCGCTACTCTGAGTAGAAATCCGTATGAAAAGTACCACGCCGCCCTCGATCAAATGGCTCAACGACATTCAATCGGCGGGGAGGGATCGGCGGCCGGGCCGGGCTCTCCCGTTCG GGGTGTCCCGGCCGCTGCCGGCCCCGTGCTTCCCAATGGCCGCGGCCCGCTCGTCAACCCCGACGCAGTCAAAAAAGAACTACAGAGACTGCAGGACGTTTCCAAACAAGCCCATATGAGCAG GCTGAGGACGCCTATTCCTGTCGAGCGAGCGTATCAGGTTGAGGAGTTTTTACAGCGTAAAAGAGAAGCCGTGCTCAACAAAGTCCGGGCCGAAGGGCAATTG GAATACTTAACAAGGCTCAGGCAGATCCGCTTGCAGAATTTCAATGAGCGCCAGCAGATCAAAGCTCGACTTAGAGGAGAAAAG TACGATAGCGACGGTTCAGACAGTCAGGAGTCGACTGAGGAGGCGGAACTCAGGCGCAAAAAGATAGTGGCTTTTAAA GCCCAGGCTAATGCCCGTGCCGCTGTATTGAAAGAGCAGTTAGAAAGGAAGCGACGAGAGGCTAATGAAAGGGAAAAGAAGGCATGGGATGACCAT TTTGCAGCTCAGGAAGACGTCACGTCGACCACCTCGCAAGCCACGACTGTCAAAAGTTCGGTCCTGCCAGAATCTCAAGCTCCCGTTATACCCATGACTGTCGCCCTGAAGAATGTCGGAGCGGTTGGTGCAGTCGGAGCGGTCGGTGCGGTCGGAGCGGTCGGTGCAGTCGGAGCGGTTGGTGCAGTCGGAGCG ATGACGCTGTTAAAAGAGAACCTGCCTGGCACAGATGCGGTCATGGTCGTTCAG AGTGAGAAGAAGCAGATCTTGAATAGACTGAATGAAAATTTCAAAGCTCAGAGCCCTGCGGATGAAGTGCCGGAGTCCACAGCGGCTGCAGCCAAAGAGCAAACTTCGGCTTTCCAGCAGAAAGTGCCTGACGTAGAAAATCATCACTCCGTTGAACAAAAGAAGCGGGATCCGGCGCAAGCGCCTGTACTTCAACCAACCTCGGAGGATTTGTGTGCAACCGCATCCT TCTCTCCAGCCGATGGTCCACCTTCTGGCGGAGACAGGAAGAAATGGGATGAGGGACTTCCATTTGTTCTCTCTGTAGCCCAACAAACCCTAGAGGAGACATGCATCCCAACAATAG AACAAACTGTGGGTGAGGTGATACAGATGGCTGAAGGTCAAAGGAAACTTTGGCAAATGAGTCCAGACTGTCAGATACTCAAAGTACTTCATGAAGCAGAGGTTCAGCCGCTCACTCAGTCCTTGGAGACGCTCGGCGTAGAGGCCTTCCCTAGCCCCG ATAAGCCAAAGCAGATTGTCGCAGAGCTTGCAACGGCAACGCCGCAAGAGGACGTGAGCTCCAAGGACAGGACGCCTCCCACGGTTGAGGCCGAGGtacagacggaacgtattacCTCCTATCCAGAAAATGTTAGTGACGTGGAAGGACACGTACAGCGTGCGTCAAGCATTGCTGAGATCCAGG ATCAAGATGTGGAATTAATGGTTTTGGAGGACGTTCCTAAAGCATCCCACATTTCAGTGGGTCTGCTGCATCTCGCGTGGGAGAAGCAAGACCAACAGCCACT gtTACCGAAGGACGATCTAAAGCAAGGAGCGGCAGCGGGGAAAGAGGCTGCGGGAGAACTTGATG GTTTCTCCGAGCCCCTGTTTGTAAAAGCGTGCTCCCCAGCTCACAGACGCACGTCCGCTCTGGCCCTCCTCTCGGCTCAGGCTTCAGTGGACCAATCCTCTTCCCTGGTATCTCGCTCGCGCTCCGTCTCGCCTCTGCACTCCAAGCAGCAGCGCGCTCTCCTGATTGGACTCTCGACAGGCCTGTTTGACGCCAACAACCCCAAG ATGCTGCGCACGTGCTCGCTGCCAGACCTCAGTCGAGTCTTCAGCTCGGAGCGAGACTCTGGCGTTGCGATGGAAGACTGCGTGGCTCCAAACGCCAATGGGGAGGACGAGGACGAGGATCAGGACCGAGCCAAAGATGACGAGCAGTCGGAGACAGA TGCATACGAGGATGAAGACCTGCAGGACATCAGGGCGTCCATGGAGCGACTGCTGCAAGAAGAAAGTGACCTCATGAGCAAACTTCCACATGATGGAAGAGGAGACTTTAATGGAAATGCTACAGTTCGCCGAGACCAAGACCTTTTCAACAGCATCATTGTAGAACTTGAGCAGGGAAACGATAAGATGGCTGTaggtgaagatgatgatgatgatgtggaagaagaagaagaagaagaagatgaggaggatgaagaaTGCTCAAACGGAAGCGCCATGGAAGCAGGAGAGCTGCTCAGCAATGGTGCGGGAGAAGAGAACCACACtggcaagcagcagcagcagcaacaacttgATGAAGAATGGCAGTCGG AcaacagtgaggaggacccggaAGGACAGAGTGAGCTTTACGACAGCATCTACAGTCGCTTGGAGGAGCATCGCTTCAACTTGGAGCAGCAGATGGGCTTTGAGAAGTTCATTGAGGCCTATAATCACATCAAA GCAATacgtgatgatgaagatgataatATCGATCTGGGCTCCAGTTTGGCCTTCCGCATTTTGGGGAATGAGCACCAGCATCTGTATCCAAACATCCTTCATCTTGTGATGGCAGATGGCGCATACCAAGAAG GCAATGATAAGCGTTTAGAGAAGTGGAGCCACTGGCAATCCTGA
- the nek1 gene encoding serine/threonine-protein kinase Nek1 isoform X2: MDKYEKVKKIGEGSFGKAVLVKAKEDGHQYVIKEVSISGMSDKERQESRKEVAVLANMSHPNIVQYKESFEEGGCLYIVMDYCEGGDLFKKINSQSGMLFPEEQILDWFVQICLALKHIHDRKILHRDIKSQNIFLTKDGTVQLGDFGIARVLNSTVELARTCIGTPYYLSPEICENKPYNNKSDIWALGCVLYEMCTLKHAFEAGNMKNLVLKIIRGSYHPVSVHYSQELRTLLAQLFQHNPRERPSVGSILDKAFLSCRIQKFLSPKVIAQEFRHAFIHKQPKLGVHQGSAAKHPAHASIAATAGATSAGKITKPACKYGVPLTAKKVSGTIKAKDRRTAIKHKAAPASVHRRVSQGEEERRKQELIRKRRMELIDKEKKQQEQMLLKAEQMKRYEKEKMSRINYAREQGWKNDMMSSIGSPERKCYLGGGKKAGAGASATLSRNPYEKYHAALDQMAQRHSIGGEGSAAGPGSPVRGVPAAAGPVLPNGRGPLVNPDAVKKELQRLQDVSKQAHMSRLRTPIPVERAYQVEEFLQRKREAVLNKVRAEGQLGTGQYRALIYGAQVGSAHLTRPRVNKEEEEYLTRLRQIRLQNFNERQQIKARLRGEKYDSDGSDSQESTEEAELRRKKIVAFKAQANARAAVLKEQLERKRREANEREKKAWDDHFAAQEDVTSTTSQATTVKSSVLPESQAPVIPMTVALKNVGAVGAVGAVGAVGAVGAVGAMTLLKENLPGTDAVMVVQSEKKQILNRLNENFKAQSPADEVPESTAAAAKEQTSAFQQKVPDVENHHSVEQKKRDPAQAPVLQPTSEDLCATASFSPADGPPSGGDRKKWDEGLPFVLSVAQQTLEETCIPTIEQTVGEVIQMAEGQRKLWQMSPDCQILKVLHEAEVQPLTQSLETLGVEAFPSPDKPKQIVAELATATPQEDVSSKDRTPPTVEAEVQTERITSYPENVSDVEGHVQRASSIAEIQDQDVELMVLEDVPKASHISVGLLHLAWEKQDQQPLLPKDDLKQGAAAGKEAAGELDGFSEPLFVKACSPAHRRTSALALLSAQASVDQSSSLVSRSRSVSPLHSKQQRALLIGLSTGLFDANNPKMLRTCSLPDLSRVFSSERDSGVAMEDCVAPNANGEDEDEDQDRAKDDEQSETDAYEDEDLQDIRASMERLLQEESDLMSKLPHDGRGDFNGNATVRRDQDLFNSIIVELEQGNDKMAVGEDDDDDVEEEEEEEDEEDEECSNGSAMEAGELLSNGAGEENHTGKQQQQQQLDEEWQSDNSEEDPEGQSELYDSIYSRLEEHRFNLEQQMGFEKFIEAYNHIKAIRDDEDDNIDLGSSLAFRILGNEHQHLYPNILHLVMADGAYQEGNDKRLEKWSHWQS; the protein is encoded by the exons ATGGACAAGTATGAAAAGGTGAAGAAAATTGGGGAAGGTTCATTTGGAAAGGCTGTCCTTGTCAAAGCCAAGGAGGATGGCCACCAATATGTCATCAAAGAAGTCAGCATATCTGGG ATGTCAGACAAAGAGCGGCAGGAATCTCGTAAAGAAGTTGCAGTTCTTGCAAACATGAGTCATCCAAACATTGTCCAGTATAAAGAGTCTTTTGAAG AAGGGGGGTGTCTGTATATTGTTATGGACTACTGTGAGGGTGGCGATCTCTTTAAGAAGATAAATTCTCAGAGCGGAATGCTTTTCCCAGAGGAGCAA ATTCTCGATTGGTTTGTGCAGATATGCTTAGCCCTGAAACACATCCATGATAGAAAGATCCTTCACAGGGACATCAAATCGCAG AACATATTTTTGACAAAAGATGGCACTGTGCAACTTGGCGACTTTGGGATTGCAAGGGTGCTTaatag CACGGTCGAACTTGCAAGAACGTGTATCGGAACCCCTTATTACCTTTCCCCGGAGATCTGTGAAAATAAACCGTACAACAACAAAAG TGATATTTGGGCTCTGGGCTGTGTCCTGTATGAGATGTGCACCCTTAAACATGCT TTTGAGGCTGGAAATATGAAGAACCTGGTCCTGAAGATCATCCGTGGCTCATACCATCCTGTGTCTGTTCATTACTCCCAAGAACTGCGCACTCTTTTGGCCCAGCTTTTTCAACACAACCCTCGAGAAAGACCTTCAGTCGGCAGCATCCTGGACAAAGCTTTCCTCTCTTGCAGAATCCAAAAGTTCCTCAGCCCAAAG GTTATTGCTCAGGAATTCCGCCACGCTTTCATTCACAAGCAGCCTAAACTAGGCGTCCATCAGGGCTCGGCAG CCAAGCATCCTGCCCATGCTTCCATAGCAGCAACAGCAGGAGCAACCTCTGCGGGCAAAATTACCAAACCAGCATGCAAATACGGAGTGCCTTTAACTGCCAAGAAGGTGTCGGGAACAATCAAAGCCAAAGACAGGAGGACGGCTATTAAACATAAAGCG GCACCGGCATCTGTCCACCGAAGAGTAAGTCAAGGGGAAGAAGAGAGACGCAAACAG GAGTTGATCCGAAAGAGAAGGATGGAGTTGATTgataaagaaaagaaacagcaagagcag ATGTTGTTGAAAGCAGAGCAAATGAAGCGCTACGAAAAAGAAAAG ATGAGTCGCATTAACTATGCCAGGGAGCAAGGCTGGAAAAATGACATGATGTCAAGTATTGGAAGCCCAGAGAGGAAG TGTTATTTAGGTGGTGGAAAAAAGGCTGGTGCAGGTGCAAGCGCTACTCTGAGTAGAAATCCGTATGAAAAGTACCACGCCGCCCTCGATCAAATGGCTCAACGACATTCAATCGGCGGGGAGGGATCGGCGGCCGGGCCGGGCTCTCCCGTTCG GGGTGTCCCGGCCGCTGCCGGCCCCGTGCTTCCCAATGGCCGCGGCCCGCTCGTCAACCCCGACGCAGTCAAAAAAGAACTACAGAGACTGCAGGACGTTTCCAAACAAGCCCATATGAGCAG GCTGAGGACGCCTATTCCTGTCGAGCGAGCGTATCAGGTTGAGGAGTTTTTACAGCGTAAAAGAGAAGCCGTGCTCAACAAAGTCCGGGCCGAAGGGCAATTG GGTACTGGTCAATACAGGGCGCTAATCTATGGAGCTCAAGTTGGTTCGGCTCATTTAACGAGGCCCAGAGTCAACAAAGAGGAGGAG GAATACTTAACAAGGCTCAGGCAGATCCGCTTGCAGAATTTCAATGAGCGCCAGCAGATCAAAGCTCGACTTAGAGGAGAAAAG TACGATAGCGACGGTTCAGACAGTCAGGAGTCGACTGAGGAGGCGGAACTCAGGCGCAAAAAGATAGTGGCTTTTAAA GCCCAGGCTAATGCCCGTGCCGCTGTATTGAAAGAGCAGTTAGAAAGGAAGCGACGAGAGGCTAATGAAAGGGAAAAGAAGGCATGGGATGACCAT TTTGCAGCTCAGGAAGACGTCACGTCGACCACCTCGCAAGCCACGACTGTCAAAAGTTCGGTCCTGCCAGAATCTCAAGCTCCCGTTATACCCATGACTGTCGCCCTGAAGAATGTCGGAGCGGTTGGTGCAGTCGGAGCGGTCGGTGCGGTCGGAGCGGTCGGTGCAGTCGGAGCG ATGACGCTGTTAAAAGAGAACCTGCCTGGCACAGATGCGGTCATGGTCGTTCAG AGTGAGAAGAAGCAGATCTTGAATAGACTGAATGAAAATTTCAAAGCTCAGAGCCCTGCGGATGAAGTGCCGGAGTCCACAGCGGCTGCAGCCAAAGAGCAAACTTCGGCTTTCCAGCAGAAAGTGCCTGACGTAGAAAATCATCACTCCGTTGAACAAAAGAAGCGGGATCCGGCGCAAGCGCCTGTACTTCAACCAACCTCGGAGGATTTGTGTGCAACCGCATCCT TCTCTCCAGCCGATGGTCCACCTTCTGGCGGAGACAGGAAGAAATGGGATGAGGGACTTCCATTTGTTCTCTCTGTAGCCCAACAAACCCTAGAGGAGACATGCATCCCAACAATAG AACAAACTGTGGGTGAGGTGATACAGATGGCTGAAGGTCAAAGGAAACTTTGGCAAATGAGTCCAGACTGTCAGATACTCAAAGTACTTCATGAAGCAGAGGTTCAGCCGCTCACTCAGTCCTTGGAGACGCTCGGCGTAGAGGCCTTCCCTAGCCCCG ATAAGCCAAAGCAGATTGTCGCAGAGCTTGCAACGGCAACGCCGCAAGAGGACGTGAGCTCCAAGGACAGGACGCCTCCCACGGTTGAGGCCGAGGtacagacggaacgtattacCTCCTATCCAGAAAATGTTAGTGACGTGGAAGGACACGTACAGCGTGCGTCAAGCATTGCTGAGATCCAGG ATCAAGATGTGGAATTAATGGTTTTGGAGGACGTTCCTAAAGCATCCCACATTTCAGTGGGTCTGCTGCATCTCGCGTGGGAGAAGCAAGACCAACAGCCACT gtTACCGAAGGACGATCTAAAGCAAGGAGCGGCAGCGGGGAAAGAGGCTGCGGGAGAACTTGATG GTTTCTCCGAGCCCCTGTTTGTAAAAGCGTGCTCCCCAGCTCACAGACGCACGTCCGCTCTGGCCCTCCTCTCGGCTCAGGCTTCAGTGGACCAATCCTCTTCCCTGGTATCTCGCTCGCGCTCCGTCTCGCCTCTGCACTCCAAGCAGCAGCGCGCTCTCCTGATTGGACTCTCGACAGGCCTGTTTGACGCCAACAACCCCAAG ATGCTGCGCACGTGCTCGCTGCCAGACCTCAGTCGAGTCTTCAGCTCGGAGCGAGACTCTGGCGTTGCGATGGAAGACTGCGTGGCTCCAAACGCCAATGGGGAGGACGAGGACGAGGATCAGGACCGAGCCAAAGATGACGAGCAGTCGGAGACAGA TGCATACGAGGATGAAGACCTGCAGGACATCAGGGCGTCCATGGAGCGACTGCTGCAAGAAGAAAGTGACCTCATGAGCAAACTTCCACATGATGGAAGAGGAGACTTTAATGGAAATGCTACAGTTCGCCGAGACCAAGACCTTTTCAACAGCATCATTGTAGAACTTGAGCAGGGAAACGATAAGATGGCTGTaggtgaagatgatgatgatgatgtggaagaagaagaagaagaagaagatgaggaggatgaagaaTGCTCAAACGGAAGCGCCATGGAAGCAGGAGAGCTGCTCAGCAATGGTGCGGGAGAAGAGAACCACACtggcaagcagcagcagcagcaacaacttgATGAAGAATGGCAGTCGG AcaacagtgaggaggacccggaAGGACAGAGTGAGCTTTACGACAGCATCTACAGTCGCTTGGAGGAGCATCGCTTCAACTTGGAGCAGCAGATGGGCTTTGAGAAGTTCATTGAGGCCTATAATCACATCAAA GCAATacgtgatgatgaagatgataatATCGATCTGGGCTCCAGTTTGGCCTTCCGCATTTTGGGGAATGAGCACCAGCATCTGTATCCAAACATCCTTCATCTTGTGATGGCAGATGGCGCATACCAAGAAG GCAATGATAAGCGTTTAGAGAAGTGGAGCCACTGGCAATCCTGA